The nucleotide window ccTCACTATCAAACACCCTGCAGAAAGATTGTGGTCTCATGTTTAGATATacacattaacaataaatgGATTTTCCAAAAAGGGTTGTTAGATAACCattcaaaactttaaaaaacaattaaaaaatattaatttaatataaaaacaattaaaactaaaaaaaaacaaatatgagatttttttagtaACCGTGAATATCCGGGacagcttacgcgcacctcaactaatctctcgagactttaaaattaatgattatataaaccACCAGTAGCTCTAAAGTTTATGATATTCAAATTAATGATTCAtaagaaacaaatccaaaaccTGATAAGTTAATTTCGATCtctcaattttaacaaatataagatATTCATTCTATAGGATATACACTTATTAAATTATTCCCACTTGTGATGTTTTTTCGTTATCTATCAAGCGGTTGGAAATATTTGGCATCTACACAAATCGATACTTCAATGCATTCACTACGTGACAATTACATTATAATCATGGTTTTAAATCATACTTTTAATCAGGATATATAATATCAATGATTCCGTTGCATCACAtgtaaaatacttaaaattttaaatatctataaataaacatatatacACAATATCTACTAAACATCTTACCACGTCATGTGATGTGTCGTAAGATAATagtagaataaaataaaaatcacatatcTCAAAGTGATGgcaattgttttaataataataataataataataataatagaaaaaagaattaaagaaatatcacgaaaaagaaatcaaaatcaaaagactGGCTACTTGGTCACGAGAAGATAAGAAATGCACAGAGTCCACTTAAAAAAATAGCCACCATTATTACACTTCATCACTCTCCAACAAAAGCTCTTTTCAATTTTAgcaccccaccccaccccacaCCACCCCACCACGTCCTTCCTTCCTCTCCCTATCCTTCCACCATCCTTCCCAAAAAATCTTCCACGTGCTTCAACTCTTTCCACTTATATAACAAGCCCTCCGCCTCTTCACTTCCTCCTAACCTTcccggaaaaaaaaataaaaaaaaatcatatccctCTTCACTTAATGGCCCTTGTCCGTGAACGCCGCCAGGTTAACCTCCGTCTCCCCGAACTCTCGGACCGCCGCCCCCGCTTCCCCCTACCGCTTCCccccacctccaccaccatcaacaacaacaacaccacCTCTACCATATCTTgcaatgatattgaaaaaatacaCGTGCTAGGCCATGGTAACGGTGGCACGGTATATAAAGTACGTCACAAGAGAAACTCACAAATTTATGCACTTAAAGTTGTACATGGAGATAGTGACCCATTAGTCCGCCGCCAAATTTACAGAGAAATCGAGATTCTCCGCCGTACAGATTCCCCCAACATCGTTAAGTGCCATGGGGTTTATGAAAAACCATCTGGGGACATAGCAATTACGATGGAGTACATGGATTTAGGCACACTCGATTCACTTATGCAAAAACATGGTACGTTCAATGAGTCCAAACTGTCACATGTTGCAAGTCAGGTTCTGAATGGTCTTAGTTACTTGCACGCCCAGAAAATCATCCACAGAGACATGAAGCCTTCAAATCTGCTGGTTAACAAGGACATGGAAG belongs to Populus nigra chromosome 18, ddPopNigr1.1, whole genome shotgun sequence and includes:
- the LOC133677892 gene encoding mitogen-activated protein kinase kinase 9-like, whose protein sequence is MALVRERRQVNLRLPELSDRRPRFPLPLPPTSTTINNNNTTSTISCNDIEKIHVLGHGNGGTVYKVRHKRNSQIYALKVVHGDSDPLVRRQIYREIEILRRTDSPNIVKCHGVYEKPSGDIAITMEYMDLGTLDSLMQKHGTFNESKLSHVASQVLNGLSYLHAQKIIHRDMKPSNLLVNKDMEVKIADFGVSKIMQRTLDACNSYVGTCAYMSPERFDPDTYGGNYNGYAADIWSLGLILLELYMGHFPFLPPGQRPDWATLMCAICFGDPPSLPEGASEEFRDFIQCCLQKESGKRWTAAQLLAHPFVCKVPRSDLVDL